TGAATAACCTAAATCAGCTAATACTTTAGTAATCGCAGCAGTTAAAGTAGTCTTACCGTGGTCAACGTGCCCGATAGTACCGATATTTAAATGCGGCTTGTCTCTGTTAAAAGTTTCCTTTGCCATGTCTTAAATAATTAAATTCTATTTGTGTTAAATTGATTCGACATTTGAGCCAATGACGGGATTTGAACCCGTGACCTCTTCCTTACCAAGGAAGCACTCTACCCCTGAGCTACATCGGCCAAAAGTTTTGAGCGGGAGACGGGACTCGAACCCGCAACATTCAGCTTGGAAGGCTGAAGCTCTACCAATTGAGCTACTCCCGCAGTTGACTTTTTATCAAAAAAAAGCAGTTGAATTACAAAATTATAATTACTGCTTCATTTAAGCAAATAAAAGACTTACTTTTATTTGATCTTCTTTAAAAAATCTGTGGGCAGAGAAGGATTCGAACCTCCGAAGTCGAAAGACAGCAGATTTACAGTCTGCCCTCGTTGGCCACTTGAGTATCTGCCCGAAAAAAATTAAGTTTAAGAGCCTCCAGAGGGACTCGAACCCACGACCTGCTGATTACAAATCAGCTGCTCTAGCCAACTGAGCTATGGAGGCGATTGTTTCTCTTTAAACTTTATTCTAAAATTAAAAGAACAGCCCGTTGATTTGCTTTACCTTATCAAACGGACTGCAAATATATAAACGATTTTTTATTCTACAAACTTTTTAGAGAAAAAATTTCGTTTTTTTTTCAATTATTTTTTCATCATCTTCTCTTTTTTCTTGATTACTAGCCTTTTAAGTGTATCTACAGATAGATTGATTACTTCTTCAAAAGTTTGCCCATCTTTAGTTACTACGATATCATCTCCCGGAACTTGCAATCTCACTTCTACAATTTTGTTTTCTTTACTATTATTATTGTCTAACTTTAGAAAAACATCTGCGGCCACAATTTGATCATAAAACTGATCCAATTTCCCTAATTTTTCTTCTATAAATTCAACTAATTCATCTTTTGCGTTGAAATTTACTGCTTGCAAATTTACTTTCATAATCTTTAATTTTTTTCGCGCGGGTGCGCGTGGTTAAACACTTTTTTTAATTGATTAATATCATTATGCGTATAAACTTGAGTCGAAGCCAAACTACTGTGCCCCAAAATCTCCTTTACCGCATTGATGTCTGCTCCGTGGCTCAACATATTAGTGGCAAATGAATGCCTTAAAACATGAGGACTCACCTTCTTTTTATTAGTTACAAGTCTAAGGTACGAAATTACTATATTATAAACAAGCTTTGGGTAAATTCTTTTTCCCTTTTCGGTGGTGAATAGTGCTTCGGATTCGTTAGCAAATGGAGATTTAGCCATTAAAGTCTTTACGCTCTGCAACAATTCATCTCGCACGGGAATGATTCGCTCTTTGTTTCTTTTCCCAAGTACCTTGATTTGCTTCTGCTCAAAATCAATATCTCCAATATTTATGCCGATAAGCTCGGCACGACGAATTCCTGTTTCGTACAAAAGTTGAATTAAAAGAAAATTGCGATCTCCTACCCATGTTTCGTCAAAAAAAGAGCGATCAAGCAATTGATCAATTTCGGATTCGGAAATAGGGATATTTACTTCTTTGGGTAATTTTAAAGATTTAATGTTGCTCGCAGGACTTTGAGGAATGTAATCGATATAAACCAAAAACTTAAAAAAACTACGAATGGCACTCATTTTACGATTGATTGTTTTGGGCTTATTTCCCATTTCGCTGAGTTGCATGAGATAATTGCGCAAATCCTTTTTTTCTATATTTTTCCAGTTTTTTTGGATTTGCTGCACATAGGCTTCAAAATCTACCAAATCGCGCTGGTAGGATTCCACCGTATGTTTGGAGTATCTGCGCTCGGCACTTATGTATTCAAGGAAATTTTCAATCATAAAACAAAAAAAACCATTTATCCAAAGATAAATGGTTTTATACTATTAATAAAATAAATTTATTATAATTCGTTTTTAGACTGCATTTTCTGTTTGTAAGAAGCTTTAATAATTTCTTGACGTTTCAAAACAGAAGGTTTAGTGAATTGTTGTCTCTCTCTTAATTCTTTGACAATTCTAGTTTTGTCATATTTTCTTTTGTAGCGTTTTAATGCTCTTTCGATTGACTCACCGTCTTTTACAGGTACTATTAACATATTTACATCTCTTTTATTTGGGACTGCAAATATATAAATATTTTTTAAAATACCATAAAAATCGATTTTTTATTTCAAAAAAGCATCATCATTAGACTTTAAAATAATTTCAATCGCATTTATCAAGAAAATAAGTATGCACAAACTCATTAAAACACTACCTATAATCATCATATTATGGGAATAAAAAATATGAAATCCACCTAAAAACATGATTAATTCCGTGATGAAGAAACCTAGAAAACCTATCCCTGCTCCTATTTTAAGCCATAAATTTATGCTTAAAAACTTCTGCTCAATCAAAGATGCTAAAAACGAAGCGCTTAAAACACCAATGAAACACAAATGCAAATAGCTTAAAATTAGATTTTTCTCAACAAAGGCCAAGGATTTAAGCCAAGGCAAAACAGAAACGCTCTGAATTGATATTTTTAGCAATGAACAAATGAGAAATGTAGTCCAGAAATAATTAGTGTATGAATTTGTTTTTGAAATAAATTCAGGTAAGACTTTAAGCAAAATCATAATTAAATAGATTTCGGCTAAGATTTGCAAAGCCGATGCCGCGTATGCAATAAATTGTATTGATGGAAAAAAACTCATACCGCCCATAGAGAGCGCCACCGCTGGAACTACGGAAACAAGCATTAAAACATAAAATTTCTGCCACAAATTCGCATGAATTCGTATTTTTTTATTCTCTAAACTTTTCACAAATAGCCCAATGGCGGTAAACATAAACCAAGCATTGTACTGAAAATGTAAAAATCCGTAAACAAGAGCATTATAAATTTCGTGCGAAATGCTTTTTTTAGCCGCGACAAAACCAATGAAAAAAGGAAATATCGACGACACTAAATTAAAGAACAATCCCGTGTACATAAATTTGAGCGATGTACTTTTGGTTTTATCCTTACAGCATGTATCCTTTATAAATCGATAAATAAACCAATAATTCAATAACTGGAATAGAGTTGAAAATATAATAGAGTAGAGTGCATAGCCCTGCAATGCAAAACTTATCAAAATTCCGACAACCACTAAAAGTGTCAATTTAAATTGCAAGGCATATTTCCCGTTTTGATAGGCTTGCGGCGTTAAATACATCTTCGTTAAAAGCACAAACGAAGCCAGATACAACCAGCCTTGAAAAGCCACATGAGAATGTG
This Ornithobacterium rhinotracheale DNA region includes the following protein-coding sequences:
- the hpf gene encoding ribosome hibernation-promoting factor, HPF/YfiA family is translated as MKVNLQAVNFNAKDELVEFIEEKLGKLDQFYDQIVAADVFLKLDNNNSKENKIVEVRLQVPGDDIVVTKDGQTFEEVINLSVDTLKRLVIKKKEKMMKK
- the xerA gene encoding site-specific tyrosine recombinase/integron integrase; translated protein: MIENFLEYISAERRYSKHTVESYQRDLVDFEAYVQQIQKNWKNIEKKDLRNYLMQLSEMGNKPKTINRKMSAIRSFFKFLVYIDYIPQSPASNIKSLKLPKEVNIPISESEIDQLLDRSFFDETWVGDRNFLLIQLLYETGIRRAELIGINIGDIDFEQKQIKVLGKRNKERIIPVRDELLQSVKTLMAKSPFANESEALFTTEKGKRIYPKLVYNIVISYLRLVTNKKKVSPHVLRHSFATNMLSHGADINAVKEILGHSSLASTQVYTHNDINQLKKVFNHAHPREKN
- the rpsU gene encoding 30S ribosomal protein S21, which codes for MLIVPVKDGESIERALKRYKRKYDKTRIVKELRERQQFTKPSVLKRQEIIKASYKQKMQSKNEL